A genome region from Oncorhynchus masou masou isolate Uvic2021 chromosome 14, UVic_Omas_1.1, whole genome shotgun sequence includes the following:
- the gngt2a gene encoding guanine nucleotide-binding protein G(I)/G(S)/G(O) subunit gamma-T2a, which produces MARDMSDIDILKMELEQLKKEVSTPREPVSKTSKDIMEWCEAASSTDLLITGVPDDKNPYKPEKGGCIIT; this is translated from the exons ATGGCTCGGGATATGTCAGACATTGACATCCTTAAGATGGAGCTGGAACAGCTGAAGAAAGAGGTCTCAACGCCCAGGGAACCT GTGTCCAAGACATCCAAGGACATCATGGAGTGGTGTGAGGCTGCGTCTAGTACCGACCTCCTGATAACAGGAGTACCAGATGATAAGAACCCCTACAAGCCTGAGAAGGGAGGCTGCATAATCACCTag